One Salmo salar chromosome ssa01, Ssal_v3.1, whole genome shotgun sequence DNA window includes the following coding sequences:
- the LOC106564912 gene encoding sodium-dependent phosphate transporter 1-B, whose product MVSTTLATLTLVGTTLGITAQITGEPLTDYMWLLIVGFIIAFILAFSVGANDVANSFGTAVGSGVVTLRQACILATIFETVGSVLLGAKVSETIRKGIIDVGMYNGYEHVLMAGSVSAMFGSAVWQLVASFLKLPISGTHCIVGATIGFSLVARGQQGVRWLELLRIVASWFLSPLLSGIMSGVLFYFVRMFILHKKDPVPNGLKALPVFYAVTMMINLFSIIFTGAPMLGFDKIPWWGTLLISLACGVLTALLVWFIVCPRLKKKIERKIKSSSPSESPLMEKRELREGPVPCTILTPVPEEPPSPPSHADPDTLSQPPQEERRVTFGIGDSDDCDKESENGNANVPKVQFSNGPAHVPSNGYSQYHTVHKDSGLYKDLLHKLHLAKVGDCMGEAGDRPIRRNNSYTSYTMAIIGMHGDFRPKEGEFHASEDKGTEKKRVRMDSYTSYCNAVAEHGAPEGLGEAEVTLEMGEEDAGSSRSSLEEDGHDHDRPEVSELFRFLQILTACFGSFAHGGNDVSNAIGPLVALWLVYNSGSVNSSAPTPIWLLLYGGVGICLGLWVWGRRVIQTMGKDLTPITPSSGFSIELASALTVVVASNIGLPVSTTHCKVGSVVAVGWLRSRKGVDWRLFRNIFMAWFVTVPISGLISAAIMALFTYVIL is encoded by the exons ATGGTTTCGACTACTCTTGCCACCCTTACCCTGGTGGGAACCACACTAGGGATCACGGCCCAGATCACTGGTGAACCACTGACAGACTACATGTGGCTTCTCATAGTTGGCTTTATCATCGCCTTCATCCTAGCCTTCTCTGTGGGGGCCAATGACGTGGCCAACTCGTTTGGCACGGCAGTGGGCTCTGGAGTGGTCACCTTGCGGCAGGCCTGCATCCTGGCCACTATCTTTGAGACCGTTGGATCTGTGCTTCTGGGAGCCAAGGTCAGCGAGACCATCCGCAAGGGCATCATCGACGTGGGCATGTACAACGGCTACGAACATGTGCTTATGGCTGGCTCTGTCAGTGCCATGTTTG GTTCTGCTGTATGGCAATTGGTGGCCTCTTTTCTCAAGCTGCCCATCTCAGGGACCCACTGCATTGTTGGTGCTACCATTGGCTTCTCACTGGTGGCCAGAGGTCAACAGGGGGTCAGGTGGCTGGAACTCCTTCGGATTG TTGCCTCCTGgtttctctccccccttctgtctGGCATCATGTCAGGTGTCCTTTTCTACTTTGTTCGTATGTTCATCTTGCACAAG AAAGACCCGGTGCCCAATGGTTTGAAGGCCCTGCCTGTCTTCTATGCTGTCACAATGATGATCAACCTATTCTCCATCATCTTCACTGGAGCTCCAA TGCTTGGATTTGACAAGATCCCATGGTGGGGCACACTGCTCATCTCTTTGGCCTGTGGTGTGCTGACCGCCCTGTTGGTCTGGTTTATAGTCTGCCCACGCCTCAAGAAGAAGATTGAAC gAAAAATCAAGTCTTCCAGcccctctgagagccccctgaTGGAGAAGAGGGAACTGAGGGAGGGGCCTGTACCCTGTACCATCCTGACGCCTGTCCCTGAGGAGCCCCCTTCACCCCCCTCCCACGCTGACCCAGACACACTCTCCCAACCTCCCCAAGAGGAGCGCAGGGTCACCTTTGGCATTGGCGATTCTGATGATTGTGACAAGGAGTCTGAGAACGGCAATGCCAATG TCCCAAAAGTGCAGTTCAGCAACGGCCCGGCTCACGTCCCCAGCAACGGTTACAGCCAGTACCACACGGTGCACAAGGACTCCGGCCTCTACAAAGACCTGTTACACAAGCTCCACCTTGCCAAGGTGGGCGACTGCATGGGTGAGGCAGGCGACAGACCCATCCGCCGCAACAACAGCTACACCTCCTACACCATGGCCATCATCGGCATGCACGGGGACTTCCGGCCCAAAGAGGGAGAGTTCCACGCCAGTGAGGACAAGGGTACAGAGAAGAAGCGTGTGCGCATGGACAGCTACACCAGCTACTGCAACGCTGTGGCCGAGCACGGAGCTCCTGAGGGCCTGGGGGAAGCAGAGGTgactctggagatgggagaggaggacgCTGGCAGCAGCCGCAGCTCTCTGGAAGAGGATGGCCATGACCATGACCGCCCAGAGGTCTCAGAGCTCTTCAGGTTCCTCCAGATCCTCACAGCCTGCTTCGGCTCCTTCGCCCACGGGGGCAACGACGTCAG caatGCCATTGGTCCATTGGTAGCGCTGTGGCTGGTGTACAATAGTGGTTCTGTGAACTCCAGTGCCCCCACACCCATCTGGCTGCTGTTGTACGGAGGTGTTGGCATCTGCCTCGGGCTCTGGGTGTGGGGTCGCAGGGTTATCCAGACCATGGGCAAGGACCTCACCCCAATCACTCCCTCCAG TGGTTTCAGCATTGAACTTGCCTCAGCCCTGACCGTTGTGGTTGCCTCCAACATTGGCCTGCCTGTCTCCACCACCCACTGCAAG gtTGGCTCTGTGGTAGCGGTTGGCTGGCTGCGCTCCAGGAAGGGTGTGGACTGGCGTCTGTTCCGGAACATCTTCATGGCCTGGTTTGTGACTGTGCCCATCTCTGGCCTGATCAGCGCTGCCATCATGGCCCTCTTCACCTATGTCATCCTGTAA